The genomic DNA NNNNNNNNNNNNNNNNNNNNNNNNNNNNNNNNNNNNNNNNNNNNNNNNNNNNNNNNNNNNNNNNNNNNNNNNNNNNNNNNNNNNNNNNNNNNNNNNNNNNNNNNNNNNNNNNNNNNNNNNNNNNNNNNNNNNNNNNNNNNNNNNNNNNNNNNNNNNNNNNNNNNNNNNNNNNNNNNNNNNNNNNNNNNNNNNNNNNNNNNNNNNNNNNNNNNNNNNNNNNNNNNNNNNNNNNNNNNNNNNNNNNNNNNNNNNNNNNNNNNNNNNNNNNNNNNNNNNNNNNNNNNNNNNNNNNNNNNNNNNNNNNNNNNNNNNNNNNNNNNNNNNNNNNNNNNNNNNNNNNNNNNNNNNNNNNNNNNNNNNNNNTCATCTCCTTCGGTCCAACCACTTTGCAACAGTTATGACGTCCCGGCCAAGGGACAAGACTTGAGGCTCTTGCTCGGGGTCTTGGGTTGTCCTCTTGCTCCAATATCCGTTCTCGTCTCCGACCTATTTTCCGATGATCCTCTTCTTGGTTCTTTCCAAATCAAGAATGTCCCATTTGTGAGTGTATTACTATTTAATCTATcttttggtttatgtttctatttatttacaatGCACAGcttttatttgtgtttcttaatcaaatatttttctttaaatatataacacAATCTAAAAAAGCTAATAGAACAAGTATATATAGTTGAGTGGAAATCTCATACGGTCGGTTAATTCTTTGAATTGGAGAAAAAGTCGTTTGAATAGTTGTCCTTTGAGATAAGATTGGttgaaaaaaatgttcaaaggttcaataatgttattttggggccaaaaattatatgaaataacCATGATAAACTCTTAAAACATCACGGTaaccaatattattttttccccATTTGATTATGCAAACTACAAAGTACTTAGTATAAtgttaggtatatatatatcattaagaTTGTTAATTAGTTatacatacaaataaaatacaGGAGACGTCGACGGCGCATTATATAATACAACAATACTTGGCGGCGACGGGATGTCTAAAGAAAGCGAAGGCGGCCAAGAACATGTACGCGACGGGGACAATGAAAATGAGTTGCTGTGAGACGGAGATCGCCGCCGGAAAAAGCGTGAAGACACTAGGCGGCGGTGGAAGCGGTCGGAGCGGAGATAGTGGTTGCTTTGTATTGTGGCAGATGCAACCTGGAATGTGGTCTCTCGAGCTTGTTCTCGGTGGTACTAAACTCATCTCCGGGTCAGACGGTAAAACCGTTTGGCGCCATACGCCATGGCTCGGCACTCACGCAGCTAAAGGCCCTCAACGTCCACTTCGACGCCTAATCCAGgtaataatttcatattttaaaataccaCAAAACCTAACTttagtttcagaaaaaaaaaaacaattaaactaGGATTTAGAAGCAAATAATTGCATAATGCTTggcaaaaggagaaagatgacgtAACGAGATTGTCCGAGAGATAAGGACGTGGAAGGAAAAAGAGTGGTCGCTGTCCAATAAGAAACCAAAGctaatgagaaaaagaaattaaaaatatactaaccTGACAAGTGATGGAGAAGCTGTCTCCTCTTTTCTCTTGCTTTCTCTTGAAacttcaaaatcaaaccaaaccccTCATTCCATTTACCCACCACTCTTGACTCTCCCACCACCGCACGTGGTCTCTCCTTTCCTGTCACGTGACGTCATCTGTTTCCTGAGTCGTTAGATTTGGTTTCTTGTTCTTTAACTCTTTAAGATTAATCCGTACTTACTATTTACGAAATGTGTTGCTAATGTTGaaattttacttatttagtAAGGTATGAGGTTTTTGTCCTAGATTATTATTGTTTGGGGGggttatatttatatttctaatagTATTATAAAAAGATGGTGAAACTAAATTGTAGTGAAAATATTATAGTAATACTAATACTAGTATGAATGAAACCGTATGTAATGAATATGCTTCATCATGAATACGATCTTACATTCAAAGTGGGGGGAACTTCTTGGGATTATCAAAGTTTGTCTTTcgctttatctttttttttttcttttaaatcttttgcTTTATTGTTCTTGTCGTTCAGACACCAACGAATATTTGCCGGACACAAttttcttgaatatatatatttttaattagtagtagtaatagtataaattattatgaatattaatttaagttttACTAATAAACACGTTTGCTTTTGTGATGGGCTACAGGGCTTGGACCCAAAAACCACAGCAAGCCTATTCGCAAAGGCCCAATGCTTAGGCGAGCGAAGAATCGGCGATGATGACTGTTTCGTCCTCAAAGTCTCCGCGGATCGTGACTCGTTGATTGAACGGAACGACGCCGGAGCTCCGGCGGAAGTTATACGCCACGCACTGTACGGATACTTCTGCCAAAAGAGCGGTCTCTTGGTGTATTTAGAGGACTCGCATCTGACTAGGGTTATCACGATCTCGCCTGAGGACGAGGCGGTTTACTGGGAGACGACAATCGGAACTAGCATCGGGGATTACCGTGACGTCGACGGAGTAGCTATCGCGCATTGCGGACGCGCCGTGGCGACGGTGTTCCGATTCGGAGAGACGTCGTTGCAGTATAGCAGGACGAGGATGGAGGAGATTTGGAGGATAGACGACGTCGTTTTCGATGTGCCGGGTCTTTCGTTGGACTCCTTTATTCCTCCCGCCGATATTTTTGAAGAtactaattataataataataatattaacagTAATGTTAATTCgcgataattattattttggactTACTTAATATTGGTGGGTTAGTTGGTGATGGTATATGTATgtacatgttttgttttattaaaaaaatatatctaaaaatccatggttttttttttgttgtaatttgggtttgtaacttgtaacttTGTAAGATAATGACGAAGTCTAATATTGGTTTAACAAAAATCCATGTGTTTCTGtgatgtaaaaagaaaagataatgaCTTATTGTATGTACTACTGTACTGtgtgaccagaaaaaaaaaagacttatttgtacttctttcaaaattattctacctttttttggttgttctttACATTTCTAGAGAATTGTATTGAGAAGAggtgaccagaaaaaaaaaaagacttatttgtacttctttcaaaattattctacctttttttggttgttctttACATTTCTAGAGAATTGTATTGAGAAGAGGTGTATAATTACCGAATTGGGAAAATCAATCCATgtgcatttttcttttctttgtatcGCTGTTCAATCACACACTAATCTGACTACTAAAGTAACCAAATcaaccatatttacaaaaaaaaaaaaaaagaagaaaaaggaataatatTGTAATTTGGCTTAGGgagtgtattcaaaccatgattttggagaatttgatgggatttaggaaatttagaattttgatagattttagagaagttcatatgattttctgtaaaattctttcaaatccaacctaaaaccatgagatttggatttctatatttttaactaaacaaatcctccagaatcctaataattattaaaatcctaatccacaaaactgttttgaataacagtggattttaaagtagatttttaaatcatcagttcaataacaatggattttaatggattttaaagtagatttttaaattatcagttcaataacagtggattttaatagattttttaaaatccatgattaaataacatagaatttataaatttcacacaaatcacttaaaatgtggAGAATCCCTTAATCTTTTGTTTATCgaactctttttttattaaagattcAGTGTGGGTGACATAATTCAGGCCcaaaaacattttgatatttCTAGTTGGGCCTGGGCCTGGTCCTGGTGaacaagtaattaaaaaaatagcaaaagattttttttttttgggcctgccaaaaaatagcaaaagaatATTAATACAAATTTTGGTAAGAATTAGGGGAGTGTGTGAAAATATTCAGGcgaaaacatttttaaaatatatagtggAGAAAAGAGGGAAAAACAATCTAAGATAGTAGCAAAAAGGAAATTAGAAGCCGGACTCTCAAATTGAAAATAGgaaataggaaaaggaaaagctGAAGTTTAATCTAAACCATTGAAATCTCACATAAGATCAAATCATGACCGTCAATTTCTTCTAAAACCTTATCTATAAATACTGACCCCTACTCTTTCTTTATCGTCACCTAGCCACATCtacttctcttctttgttgtttcCCTCTGCGAAGTGCTAACGCGTTAGCTAGTGAAGGGGTGATAATTCTTCTAAACGCGTGCGTCTTTGAGATTTTCTGAATCGATCATCGTCGTTCCTACTTCTGGGTTCTCATTggtaattgatttttctttttttttctagggtttggtttctaaaattGCATCAGTGTCTTCAgtccctgtttttttttttccttacttacACGTTTCTTCTGTCTTCTTAGCAGGTGTTTTTGGAAGCGTATTATGACCTAATTATCGCTTTCGACTCTGaaatttctagggtttgattttCTAAATTGGTTTTGTCTTCTCGTCAGGTTTGATCTGAACTTAGTATTCGCTTCTGAGAATTTTCACTTTTCTATTCATGTTATTCACTTGTcgttttattattgttttagatTGTGGAGGATACTATCTATGATCGATCGGTGATTGAGGAGATCTATCGAAGGTGATGGTTTGACTGATCGATCACTCGGTGATTGTTTCCatggattgttgttgtttctctctgttacgtctcttctttgttttttttatctattatgCTTTCATGATCGCTCGGTGATGGTTTCGATGGATCGTTTTGTCTTCTTTGGGatacatcttcttcctcttaacacgTCTCTGATATTTGTTTTATTCTCCAAGTAAGTTTCTTCGTCTCGCAGGTTCTTGGAGTGTAGAAGCTACTGAGAAATTCCAAAGGGAGTCTGGACCAACCAAAAGTATCCTTTttatgattcttgttttttgagtttttctgaCCTCTGTTTTGTTGGTGtgtttgatttaatattctCGGTGAATACTTTTTGTTAATCAGCTTGAAGAAGACGACGTAGTTATGGTAATTTAGATTCTTATGAGTCcgttcttgtttcttttatgttcattgatgatgagtttttggaaaaattgaaTCTTGATGCAATACTTTTTGTATTGACAGGATTAGATATTTTGATTGGAGCCACAATCGGTTTTGTTGCATCAGGCTCAAGGATTGTCAATTTTTCTCAAGACTACCTGAGAAAGGTTTCGGTGGACATGATGACGACTTGCTTAAAGCGCAACACCATTTATGGTTCAAACACCCATCCTCCCACGAAAGGGAAAGGGTTTCTGCAGTAGCGTCTTTAGCACTTGGGATAAAATACAGAGgtatgtaattaattagaatCTGGCTCTTTCCACTTTCACAAGTGTAATGTCAACTGCAATTTAACCTTTGTCTTACATAATATTTGCCTATTTGGAAACAAATATCCACAGGGTATCAAAGAAGGATGGTATGATGGAGGGGGCATTGCCTTTGCAGTGATTCTTGTCACAGGTAATTTTAACTTGTTTCACTTTATATGTGAAATTTGATCATTTCTCTTAGTGTTGTTCTgatgctttcttctcttctgcagCTCTCAGTGACTCCAAACAGCCTCTCCAGCCTCAT from Camelina sativa cultivar DH55 chromosome 7, Cs, whole genome shotgun sequence includes the following:
- the LOC104705082 gene encoding uncharacterized protein LOC104705082, whose protein sequence is SSPSVQPLCNSYDVPAKGQDLRLLLGVLGCPLAPISVLVSDLFSDDPLLGSFQIKNVPFETSTAHYIIQQYLAATGCLKKAKAAKNMYATGTMKMSCCETEIAAGKSVKTLGGGGSGRSGDSGCFVLWQMQPGMWSLELVLGGTKLISGSDGKTVWRHTPWLGTHAAKGPQRPLRRLIQGLDPKTTASLFAKAQCLGERRIGDDDCFVLKVSADRDSLIERNDAGAPAEVIRHALYGYFCQKSGLLVYLEDSHLTRVITISPEDEAVYWETTIGTSIGDYRDVDGVAIAHCGRAVATVFRFGETSLQYSRTRMEEIWRIDDVVFDVPGLSLDSFIPPADIFEDTNYNNNNINSNVNSR